A portion of the Calliphora vicina chromosome 5, idCalVici1.1, whole genome shotgun sequence genome contains these proteins:
- the LOC135961266 gene encoding uncharacterized protein LOC135961266, translated as MATFLKSVEGEHLCNPSLLSELVSKLSTSKQMQWAEKCLSLNKTPNIMDFSTWLNCMRKLANMVSDSLPTSLADSSNRRSYNQQPASQKTNKYAMLSLTKKPCFICNGECADISNCEKFLSMEVDDRWKIVKELHLCFCCLKQNHQLKSCYAKHVCGINNCPQKHHNLLHNINRELPSCSSTISSGVNCHVDCQVDNILFQIIPIKLYNDGKEVTIYAFIDDGANATILDWDIANQLNLHGTPDTLKLQWLNGRSSCESTEIVNVLVSAVDDNINKYEMRKIYLSKNLELPTQSIVKNQLIANYPHLANIPVNEYISRRPKMIISIAHAFLTVPNEVIENPSNYGPIVIKCKLGLIIYGPVKNCESKINQVFYTKAVKNRTADEEMKDMMYNYFEIESCGVKSNTKTILSSEHKRALDIMNATIKFIGDRYECGLLWKTNDVSFPPSYEMARKRLELSENKFKKDHVYAKKYCAKIEDLFKKGYARRLSKAEQTITPKTFYLPHFAVENPNKDDIRVVFDAASKVKGISLNDALLSGPDLNNSLISVLFKFREAPVAVCGDIREMFLQVAISNDDINSQRFLWRGLDFNDPVQHCVMTRMIFGAACSPTIAQFIKNKNAQTFSDESPRAVNAIIYRHYVDDYVDCFKSDSEAIKVVTESVIDTFNGSNVSSVDVSTDGVERILGLHWNPIRDEFVFILKFHRIAEDIIELRRKPTKREILSVIMSIFDPYGFLANITVAGKILMQTLWKYDLDWDDEIPDNINGSDASEEAMAVVGYWRIKTTAGYKISFVCGKTNCAPTRYFYCVKPDRVQFWTDSHTVIRWIKSDSRKYKQYVANRVGEILETTTVDNWRWLPGVENPADDATRAKPKYELDSRWKNGPEFLYLPENLWPSMDDNSHHIEPELELRTKYVLTSVVCSPLFDFNRYSNFRRLKRAMAWIMRFISNAKISSNDKGRIKGELSAKEEDQAEKILCRMVQQSAFHSEYTCLQMNKPIDVRSNLKTLCPYLDDFGLLRVHGRIDNAPFASMDAKRPRILPKQHRFTELLVLWYHHRFNHINDNTVINEIRQKICASRKQWRIQQNLKNGVWKRWVKEYLPELTRRSKWFAASSPLCPGSLVLICDVNEPRSKWKRGRVLRLIVGKDGVARSADVRTSTGVLSRPVNKIAVLDVSNGYSESQPMESIHRGGDVDDGNHV; from the exons ATGGCTACATTTCTGAAATCAGTAGAAGGAGAACATTTATGTAATCCATCGTTATTAAGCGAATTAGTTTCTAAACTGTCAACCAGTAAACAAATGCAATGGgcagaaaaatgtttaagtttaaataaGACACCCAATATTATGGACTTTAGTACGTGGCTGAATTGTATGAGAAAACTTGCAAATATGGTATCTGATTCACTACCGACTTCATTGGCAGATAGTTCCAACCGTAGATCGTATAATCAACAACCGGCatcacaaaaaacaaacaaatatgccATGCTTAGCCTCACCAAAAAACCGTGTTTTATTTGTAATGGTGAGTGTGCTGATATTAGTAATTGTGAAAAGTTTTTAAGCATGGAAGTAGACGATCGCTGGAAAATTGTTAAAGAATtacatttatgtttttgttgcttAAAACAGAATCATCAATTAAAATCCTGTTACGCCAAACATGTATGTGGTATAAATAATTGTCCTCAAAAACATCATAACCTGCTACATAATATAAACCGTGAACTGCCATCGTGTTCATCTACTATTTCATCCGGCGTTAATTGTCATGTAGACTGCCAAGTTGATAATATTTTGTTCCAGATAATCCcaataaaactatacaatgaCGGCAAAGAAGTCACTATTTACGCCTTTATAGATGATGGGGCCAATGCAACAATTCTGGATTGGGATATTGCTAATCAGCTAAACCTACACGGAACACCAGATACCCTAAAGCTACAATGGTTAAATGGTCGCTCTTCATGTGAATCCACCGAAATTGTCAATGTTCTTGTAAGTGCTGTTGACGATAATATAAACAAGTATGAaatgagaaaaatttatttgtcaaaaaatttagaattgcCAACTCAATCGATTGTTAAAAACCAGCTGATTGCTAATTATCCTCATTTGGCAAATATACCAGTTAACGAATACATTTCTAGAAGACCGAAAATGATAATAAGTATTGCCCACGCATTTTTAACAGTTCCCAATGAAGTTATAGAAAATCCATCGAATTATGGTCCGATCGTTATAAAGTGTAAATTGGGATTGATTATTTACGGTCCAGTGAAAAATTGTGAATCAAAAATCAATCAAGTATTTTATACAAAGGCGGTGAAAAATAGAACTGCCGATGAAGAAATGAAAGATATGATGTATAATTACTTTGAGATTGAGTCTTGTGGTGTGAAAagtaatacaaaaacaattttgtcaaGTGAACATAAGAGAGCATTAGACATAATGAACGCAACAATAAAATTCATTGGTGATCGTTATGAATGTGGTTTATTATGGAAAACTAATGATGTATCATTTCCGCCGAGTTATGAAATGGCCCGTAAAAGATTAGAATTATcagaaaataagtttaaaaaggATCATGTATACGCTAAGAAATACTGTGCCAAAATTGAAGATCTGTTTAAAAAGGGATATGCCAGGCGGTTAAGTAAGGCAGAGCAAACAATTACACCAAAAACCTTTTATTTACCTCATTTTGCCGTTGAAAACCCAAACAAAGATGATATTCGTGTGGTTTTTGACGCTGCATCCAAAGTCAAGGGAATCTCTTTAAATGATGCGCTCCTTTCTGGTCCTGATTTAAACAATTCACTTATTTCcgtattgtttaaatttagagAAGCACCGGTAGCGGTTTGCGGTGATATACGCGAAATGTTTCTTCAAGTGGCAATAAGCAATGATGACATCAATTCTCAAAGATTCTTGTGGAGAGGTTTAGATTTTAATGATCCCGTACAGCACTGTGTCATGACAAGAATGATTTTTGGCGCCGCTTGCTCCCCTACTATTGCTcaattcataaaaaacaaaaatgcccAGACATTTTCTGATGAAAGTCCTCGAGCTGTTAATGCTATAATATATCGTCACTACGTTGATGATTACGTAGATTGTTTCAAGTCAGATTCGGAAGCCATCAAAGTCGTTACAGAG AGCGTTATTGACACGTTCAATGGCTCCAATGTATCTTCAGTAGATGTGTCAACGGATGGAGTCGAAAGAATATTAGGTTTGCATTGGAATCCAATTAGAgatgaatttgtttttattttaaaatttcatcggATAGCTGAAGATATAATTGAATTACGTCGCAAACCaacaaaaagggaaattttgagCGTAATTATGTCAATTTTTGATCCCTATGGTTTTTTAGCAAATATTACAGTAGCGGGAAAAATTCTAATGCAAACACTGTGGAAATACGATTTAGACTGGGATGATGAAATACCGGATAATATAAATGGTAG CGATGCTAGCGAAGAGGCCATGGCTGTTGTCGGTTATTGGCGAATAAAAACAACTGCTggatataaaatttcatttgtttgtgGTAAAACTAATTGTGCACCGACGAGATATTTTTATTGTGTTAAACCTGATCGTGTGCAGTTCTGGACAGATTCTCATACAGTAATCAGGTGGATCAAATCTGATTCAAGAAAGTATAAACAGTACGTAGCGAACCGTGTTGGAGAAATATTAGAAACTACGACAGTGGATAATTGGCGGTGGTTACCAGGTGTTGAAAATCCTGCGGATGATGCAACGCGGgcaaaaccaaaatatgaactTGATAGTCGGTGGAAGAATGGTCCAGAATTTTTGTACCTTCCAGAAAACTTGTGGCCTTCAATGGATGATAATTCTCACCATATTGAGCCTGAATTGGAACTTCGCACTAAATATGTCTTAACGTCTGTGGTATGCTCgcctttatttgattttaatagaTATTCCAATTTTCGTAGATTAAAAAGAGCAATGGCTTGGATTATGAGATTCATTAGTAATGCAAAGATATCATCAAATGATAAAGGTAGAATCAAAGGGGAGTTATCAGCTAAAGAAGAAGATCAAGCTGAAAAGATTTTGTGTCGTATGGTACAGCAATCAGCATTTCATTCTGAATATACATGTCTCCAAATGAACAAACCTATCGATGTTCGTAGTAATTTGAAAACATTGTGCCCTTATTTAGATGATTTTGGGTTACTTCGTGTTCATGGTCGTATCGATAATGCACCCTTTGCTTCTATGGACGCGAAGAGGCCACGCATATTGCCAAAACAACACCGTTTCACTGAACTGCTAGTTTTGTGGTATCATCATCGCTTCAACCACATCAATGACAATACGGTAATAAACGAAATAAGACAGAA AATATGCGCATCAAGAAAACAGTGGCGTATACAGCAAAATCTAAAGAATGGAGTGTGGAAACGTTGGGTGAAAGAATATCTTCCAGAACTTACACGTCGTTCTAAGTGGTTTGCTGCATCCAGCCCTTTATGTCCCGGAAGCCTTGTGTTAATTTGTGATGTGAATGAACCCCGTTCCAAATGGAAGAGAGGAAGAGTTTTAAGATTAATAGTCGGTAAAGATGGAGTTGCCAGATCTGCAGATGTTCGTACATCCACAGGTGTTTTAAGCAGACCGGTCAACAAGATAGCTGTATTAGATGTATCGAATGGCTATAGTGAATCTCAGCCCATGGAGTCGATTCACAGGGGTGGGGATGTCGATGATGGCAATCATGTTTGA